The nucleotide sequence GGCCCTCGCGCCGGTGGCGATGATCAGCCCGTCGTAGGACACATCGCCCCCGGCCGTCCGAACGGTGCGGCCCCGCGGGTCGAGACCGACCGCCGGAGTTCGCAGGCGCAGATCGACTGCGTCGGACATCGGCGCCAGTGCCACGCTCTCCAGGGATTCGTTGCCGGCCAGGACTTTCTTGGACAGCGGGACACGTGTGTACGGCTGCGACCCCTCGTCGCTGAGCACGGTGATCGAACCGTCGAAGTCGGCCGCGCGTAGCGTCTGCACCGCCGTCACGGCGGCAATCGAACCGCCGACCACGACCACCCGGCGCAGCGTCATGGGGTGGTCCGCAGGGCTGCCACCGGGCAGACCCGCGCGCCTGCTTCGGCTTTGCGCTCCAATTCCGGGGGAAGCTGCCGATGCCGGAGCATCACGACGGTGTCGTCGTCCAATTCGTAGACTTCCGGAGCGACATCCGCGCAGAGCCCATGCCCCTCGCAGCGGTCGCGGTCGGCCCAGATCTGCATGTTTTTCTCCTTGACGTTGATTCAGCCCGCGACGAGGCGCAGGGGAAGGCTGCGGTAGGCGCGCAGCAAGCTGTTGACGACGCGCACCGGCTCACCGGCCGGTTCGATCCGGGCCACGCGAGCGGCCAACGCGGTGATGACGGCAGCGAATACGAGTCGGGCCAAGCCCTGTCCGGCGCAGGCGTGCACCCCGTAGCCGAGTCCGAGATGATCTGCGTTGTCCCGCAGGATGTCGAACTTCTCCGGGTCGTCCCACCTGCGTTCGTCACGGTTGGCCGAGGCGTAGAGGACGGCCACCCTGGCGCCATCCGGGACGGGCGTGCCATCCAGCACCGTCGGGCCGGAAGTGACCCGGGTGAAAGTCCGCAATGGCGACTCGAGCCGGACGACCTCGTTGAACGCGCCCCCCACCAGCGACGGGTCCTCCCGCAGGAGAGCCCACTGGTCCGGGTGCTGCGAGAACAGGTCAAGTGCCGAGCCCAGAGCGCTGATGGTCGTCTCCAGCGAGGGTCCGAAGTAGTCCAGCAGCAGGGCCGGACACTGTTCGACGGTGATCTTGCCGGTATCGGCCGACGTCAGGAGATCTTCACCGAGCGAACCGG is from Nakamurella sp. PAMC28650 and encodes:
- a CDS encoding ferredoxin, with the translated sequence MQIWADRDRCEGHGLCADVAPEVYELDDDTVVMLRHRQLPPELERKAEAGARVCPVAALRTTP